The genomic segment CGCTTCCCGGGCGGCTGCATGCTCCACGGTCAGGGGCTCAAGAACATTTACCACTGGAAGGAGAGCGTGGGTCCGCAGAAAGATCGCAAGCCAGCCTACAACATCTGGGGATACCATCAGACCCGCCAGCTGGGTTTCTATGAGTATTTCCAGTGGTGCGAGGATATGGGAGCCGAGCCGCTGCCTGTATTGGCGGCAGGTGTTCCTTGTCAGAACTCTGTGGCAGATGAGCGCGGAGTGGCTGGTCAGCAGGGAGGAATCCCGATGAGCGAGATGCCGCAGTATATTCAGGACGTGCTGGACTTGGTAGAGTGGGCGAATGGCGATCCTGCCACCTCTAAGTGGGCTAAGATGAGAGCCGATGCGGGGCATCCGGCTCCGTTCAACCTCAAGATGATAGGCATCGGCAATGAAGACCTCATCTCTACCGATTTCGAGCAGCGCTACCTGATGATCTGCAAGGCAGTGAAGCAGAAGTATCCTCAGATAGAGGTGGTGGGTACTGTAGGTCCGTTCCACTTTCCGTCTTCCGATTATATTGAGGGTTGGAAGATTGCTCGCGAAAACAAGCGCTGGATAGATGCCGTAGACGAGCATTATTATGAGCAGCCGGGCTGGTTCCTGAACCATCAGGATTATTACGACCATTACGACCGCAATGCTCCTAAGGTTTATCTGGGCGAATATGCATCTCGCGGTGCCAATGCGGTAGACAATGCGCTGGCTGAGGGCATTCACCTCTGCAATGTGGAGCGCAACGGCGATGTGGTAGAAATGACATCCTATGCTCCTCTCTTGTGTAAGGACGGATACAGCAACTGGCAGCCGGACATGATTTACTTTGATAATAATAATGTACGCGCGAGCGAGAGCTACAAGATGCAGAAGATGTTCGGTCAGTCTGCCGGTGACCTTTACATCTCATCCGTGCTCAGTCTGCCGGATGCGCTGAAGAAATATGTGGGTACCAGTGTGGTGAAGGATTCTAAATCGGGCAAAACCTGGCTTAAAGTGGTAAATGCCTTGCCTCGCACGCTGAAACTCTCGGTTTCTGGCTTGGGCAACAAGCAGGTAACCATCACAGGCAGAAGCGCTCAGGTTTTCGAACTTTAGCTTTCTTCAGAAGATGTTTTCTGATAGAAACGGATAGAACCAATAATGGCTCAGATTATTCATTTTGAGTAAAATAGAATGGAGAAATAGGATATTAAAATGTTCTTTTTCTCCATTTTTTATGTTTTACAGCATAAAATATGGCCAAAAATTTGGTAGTTAATAATTTTTTTTATTATTTTGCATGTTGAAAATGAAGTTTTAAGTAATTTATATACAATCAAATTTTAGAGAGAAAATGAAAAAGTTAGTATTAATGTTTGCTGCTGCCGTAATGGCAGTGTCTGCATCTGCTCAGACTACACAGGAGAGCAAGTTCTTTGACAATTGGTATCTTGGTGTAAACGTTGGAGCTGCTACAAAGACTACTCACAATGCATGGTTCAAGAACGTAAATCCTTCAGTAGGTGTACGTCTCGGAAAGTGGTTTACTCCAGTTTGGGGTGCTGCTGTAGAGGCTGACCTCTATGCTCGTAACCGCAACCTGCCTTATACACATAAGACTTTGGTTCGTGGTGCAAGCGGTAAGTTCATCGGTACAATCAATGCAACAAACCTCTTCTTGGGTTACAAGGGTGAGCCACGTAAATTCGAAATCATCCCATTGGCAGGCATCGGCGGTTACCACTCTTTCAATCTTCATAATGGCAACCTCAATGCCCTCACAGCTAACGCAGGTGTTGACTTCGCATTCAACCTTGGCGCAAACAAGGCTTGGCAGGTATATGTAGAGCCATCTATGAATTGGTTCCTTCACGACAACAAGAGTGCTTGCAATGGTTGCCAGTTTGATGTTAACAAGTCTGCTTTCCAGGTTAAGGTGGGTGTTAACTACAAGTTCAAGGGTTCTAACAACTCTCACAACTTCACTATCGTAACTCCACGCGACCAGAACGAGATTGATGGTTTGAATGGTCAGATCAACAACCTCCGCAACGACTTGAATAGCAAGGATTCTGAACTCGCAGCTAAGGACAAGCAGATCAATGATCTCCAGAATGCGCTCAATGAGTGCCAGAAGGCTCCTAAGTATGTAAAGCCAGCTACTGCTACCAATTTGCAGCCAACAGTATTGTTTACTGTAGGTAAGTCAAAAGTAGAGCGTAGCCAGATGCCAAACATCGAGATGATTGCTCAGTATATGAAGAATCATCCAGATGCTAAGGTTGAAATTAAGGGTTATGCATCTCCAGAGGGTTCTAAGGAACTTAACCAGAAACTTTCTGAGGCTCGTGCCAATGCTGTAAAGAACATTCTCGTTAAGACTTACAAGATTAGCGCAAATCGTCTTCAGGCTAAGGGTATGGGTGCTACTGACAAGCTCTTCAAGCAGGTTGAGTTCAACCGTGTTGCTACATTCAATGATAACAATGCAGCTGAATAAAGAAATAAGTAGTTTCAGATATTTGGTCTTGTGACCAGATCCTCCTAAACTTCGGTTTAGGAGGATTTTTTTTCTTCTTACCTTTCTTACATGTCTGGCCGCCTCGCTTTATACTTTTTCGTCAGGTAATCTTAATAAGATAAGAGTTCAGTGTGGTTAATAAGCTCTTTCTTGTTTTTTTTTTTGCACAAAATCAGCAGAAATGAGTATCTATTGTGATAAATTGTAAGCATTTTATTTGTTTTTCTAACAAAAAAACGAAGTTTTCTGAAATTTTATACGAAATTAGTTGGCTATTACATAAATTCTCTGTATCTTTGCAGGCAAATTATAACAAATGGGCTCGAAAGAGTCCTTTTAAGCAAGGAAATAAAAGAAAAAAGATATGAAACATCCATTAAGAAGTAGCGTCTGCACTGAAGGCAGAAGAATGGCAGGTGCCCGAGCACTCTGGGTAGCTGCAGGTATGAAACACGAGCAGTTTGGTAAACCAATCATTGCTATCGTGAACAGCTTTACTCAGTTTGTGCCAGGTCATACCCATCTTCATGAAATCGGTCAGATCGTCAAGAAGGAAATCGAAGCTATGGGGTGCTACGCAGCCGAATTCAATACCATCGCCGTTGACGACGGTATCGCAATGGGACACGACGGAATGCTCTATTCCCTCCCAAGCCGTGACATCATTGCCGACTCTGTAGAATACATGGTCAATGCTCACAAGGCCGACGCCATGATCTGCATCTCAAACTGCGACAAGGTAACACCAGGTATGCTCATGGCATCTATGCGACTGAACATTCCTACCGTGTTCTGCTCAGGTGGACCTATGGAAGCCGGACGCTGGAAGGGTGAGAACGCCGACTTGATTACAGCTATGATTAAGGGTGCTGATACAAGCGTTTCTGACGAGGAGATGACGCAGATTGAGCAGTGCGCCTGCCCAGGTTGCGGTAGCTGCTCAGGTATGTTTACCGCCAACTCAATGAACTCACTCACTGAGGCCATCGGTCTGAGTTTGCCAGGCAACGGAACCATTCTTGCTACCCACAAAAACCGCATCCAACTTTTTAAAGATGCAGCACGCCAGATAGTTAAGAACGCTTATGCATATTATGAGGACGGCGACGAGAGCGTATTGCCACGCAATATAGCTACCCGCGACGCATTCCTCAACGCCATGACCCTGGACATCGCCATGGGCGGAAGCACCAACACCGTGCTTCACTTGCTGGCAGTAGCTCAGGAAGCTGGCGCAGACTTCAAGATGGAAGACATCGACCAATTGAGCCGCAAGGTGCCTTGCCTCTGCAAGTTGAGCCCTAACACCCAGAAATACAGTGTACAGGAGTGCAACCGCGCAGGTGGTATCCTCGGTATCCTGAACGAGCTGAACAAGGGCGGTCTGATCAACGGCACCGTAAAGCGTGTTGACGGCAAAACACTCGATGAGCAGATGAAGAAATATGACATTACCGGCACAGAGATTGATGCCGAGGCTGACAGAATCTACCATTCAGCACCGGGCAGAAAGTTCTCTACCCAGATGGGTAGCCAGGATGCTCAGTGGGAGAGTCTTGACACCGACCGCACCGAGGGTTGTATCCGCGACCTCGAGCATGCTTACACCAAGGATGGCGGACTGGCTGTGCTCTTCGGCAACATCGCCCAGAACGGTTGTGTAGTAAAGACAGCCGGCGTAGACCCAGTGCTCTGGCATTTTGAGGGTCCAGCCGTATGCTTTGATTCTCAGGAAGATGCATGCGAAGGCATCCTCGGCGGAAAGGTTAACTCAGGCGACTGCGTAGTCATCACCCACGAGGGTCCGAAGGGTGGCCCTGGTATGCAGGAGATGCTCTACCCAACCTCTTACATCAAGAGCCGTCACCTGGGCAAGGAATGTGCTCTCATTACCGACGGCCGCTTCTCAGGCGGTACATCAGGCTTGAGCATCGGTCACATCAGTCCTGAGGCTGCAGCAGGTGGTAACATCGGCAAGATTAAGGATGGAGACATCATCGTCATTGATATCCCTAGCCGCTCCATCAATGTGAAGCTATCTGACGAGGAACTCGCAGCACGCCCACAGCAGCCGCTTAAGCGCAACCGCGTGGTTAGCAAGGCACTGCGCGCTTATGCCCAGAGCGTAAGTTCGGCAGATAAGGGCGGTGTGAGAATCATCGACTAGTCTTCGAGAGTCTTTGAAAAGACAGTTTTAGAGTCTTTGAGAAAAGAAAAATTTTTGAATTATTCAGAATAATAACATATAAATGGCAAAAGAAGTAATAACAGGAGCCGAAGCACTGATGCGCTCCCTGAAAAACGAGGATGTTAAAACCATCTTCGGATATCCGGGCGGCAGCATCATGCCAGTGTTTGATGCACTGTACGGTTATACGAGAGGTGAAAAGAAGATGTTTGACCACATTTTGGTACGTCACGAGCAGGCTGCTGCTCACGCTGCACAGGGTTATGCCCGAGTCAGTGGCGAAGTGGGCGTCGCTCTTGTCACTAGTGGTCCTGGAGCTACTAATACATTGACCGGCATCGCTGATGCCATGATGGATTCTACACCAATCGTAGTCATCGCCGGACAGGTAGGCGTAGGTGCCCTGGGTACCGATGCCTTCCAGGAGGTAGACCTCGTGGGTGTTACCCAGCCAATCTCCAAGTGGTCTTACCAGATACGCCGTGCCGAGGATGTGGCATGGGCTGTGAGCCGTGCTTTCTACATCGCCCGCAGCGGACGTCCGGGACCTGTGGTGCTCGACTTTACAAAGAATGCGCAGGTGGCTACATGCGAGTGGGAACCAGTGAAATGTGAGAAGGTTACATCTTATAAACCTTATCCTAAGATAGATGAAAAGGCGGTGGCTGAAGCTGCCGAACTCATCAACAATGCCAAGAAACCATTCGCCCTCGTGGGGCATGGAGTAGAGCTTGGCGGTGCACATAATGAACTCATCGAATTCCTCGAGAAGGCAGATATCCCTGCCGGCAGAACCCTGCTCGGCCTTTCTGCCCTGCCTAGCAACCACCCGCTCAACATGGGTATGCTCGGCATGCATGGTTCTTATGCTACCAACATGAAGACCCAGGAGTGTGATGTGCTCATCGCCATCGGTATGCGTTTCAGCGACCGTATCACAGGCGTGCCTTCTAAGTATGCTCCTCAGGCCAAGATTATTCACCTGGACATTGACAAGGCTGAGATTGATAAGGTTATCAAGACCGATGTGGCTGTTGTGGGCGACTGCAAGCAGAGTCTGCCAGCCATTACCCGCCTGCTGAACAAGAATGTTCACCGCGAGTGGAGAGACTCCTTCGAGGAATACCGCCAGCAGGAACAGGAGAAGGTAATAGAGAAAGATATCCATCCTACAGAGGGACCGCTGCTTATGGGCGAGGTGACCAACGTGGTAACGGAAGCTACTCATAATGAAGCAGTTCTTGTAAACGACGTAGGCCAGAACCAGATGATCAGTAGCCGCTACTTTAAGTTTACCAAGAAGCTGAGCATCGTAACTAGTGGTGGTTTCGGAACCATGGGCTTCGGCCTTCCGGCAGCCATCGGTGCCACCTTCGGAGCTCCCGACCGCATCATCTGCTGTTTCTTCGGCGACGGCGGTTTCCAGATGAACATCCAGGAACTAGGCACTATCATGGAGCAGCAGGCACCGGTAAAGATGATTCTGCTGAACAACAACTATCTGGGCAACGTTCGCCAGTGGCAAGACCTGATGTTCGGCGGCCGTCACTCTTTCACCCACATGATGAATCCTCATTATGCAGAGATTGCCAAGGCCTACGGCATACCATACGATGTGGTAATAGACCGCAAGGACCTTCAGGCTAAGGTGGAGAAGATGATCAGCACCAAGGG from the Segatella copri genome contains:
- the ilvB gene encoding biosynthetic-type acetolactate synthase large subunit, encoding MAKEVITGAEALMRSLKNEDVKTIFGYPGGSIMPVFDALYGYTRGEKKMFDHILVRHEQAAAHAAQGYARVSGEVGVALVTSGPGATNTLTGIADAMMDSTPIVVIAGQVGVGALGTDAFQEVDLVGVTQPISKWSYQIRRAEDVAWAVSRAFYIARSGRPGPVVLDFTKNAQVATCEWEPVKCEKVTSYKPYPKIDEKAVAEAAELINNAKKPFALVGHGVELGGAHNELIEFLEKADIPAGRTLLGLSALPSNHPLNMGMLGMHGSYATNMKTQECDVLIAIGMRFSDRITGVPSKYAPQAKIIHLDIDKAEIDKVIKTDVAVVGDCKQSLPAITRLLNKNVHREWRDSFEEYRQQEQEKVIEKDIHPTEGPLLMGEVTNVVTEATHNEAVLVNDVGQNQMISSRYFKFTKKLSIVTSGGFGTMGFGLPAAIGATFGAPDRIICCFFGDGGFQMNIQELGTIMEQQAPVKMILLNNNYLGNVRQWQDLMFGGRHSFTHMMNPHYAEIAKAYGIPYDVVIDRKDLQAKVEKMISTKGPYLLECAIKENEDIVPMTLPGKSVDEMQLELNY
- the ilvD gene encoding dihydroxy-acid dehydratase, which encodes MKHPLRSSVCTEGRRMAGARALWVAAGMKHEQFGKPIIAIVNSFTQFVPGHTHLHEIGQIVKKEIEAMGCYAAEFNTIAVDDGIAMGHDGMLYSLPSRDIIADSVEYMVNAHKADAMICISNCDKVTPGMLMASMRLNIPTVFCSGGPMEAGRWKGENADLITAMIKGADTSVSDEEMTQIEQCACPGCGSCSGMFTANSMNSLTEAIGLSLPGNGTILATHKNRIQLFKDAARQIVKNAYAYYEDGDESVLPRNIATRDAFLNAMTLDIAMGGSTNTVLHLLAVAQEAGADFKMEDIDQLSRKVPCLCKLSPNTQKYSVQECNRAGGILGILNELNKGGLINGTVKRVDGKTLDEQMKKYDITGTEIDAEADRIYHSAPGRKFSTQMGSQDAQWESLDTDRTEGCIRDLEHAYTKDGGLAVLFGNIAQNGCVVKTAGVDPVLWHFEGPAVCFDSQEDACEGILGGKVNSGDCVVITHEGPKGGPGMQEMLYPTSYIKSRHLGKECALITDGRFSGGTSGLSIGHISPEAAAGGNIGKIKDGDIIVIDIPSRSINVKLSDEELAARPQQPLKRNRVVSKALRAYAQSVSSADKGGVRIID
- a CDS encoding OmpA family protein, whose protein sequence is MKKLVLMFAAAVMAVSASAQTTQESKFFDNWYLGVNVGAATKTTHNAWFKNVNPSVGVRLGKWFTPVWGAAVEADLYARNRNLPYTHKTLVRGASGKFIGTINATNLFLGYKGEPRKFEIIPLAGIGGYHSFNLHNGNLNALTANAGVDFAFNLGANKAWQVYVEPSMNWFLHDNKSACNGCQFDVNKSAFQVKVGVNYKFKGSNNSHNFTIVTPRDQNEIDGLNGQINNLRNDLNSKDSELAAKDKQINDLQNALNECQKAPKYVKPATATNLQPTVLFTVGKSKVERSQMPNIEMIAQYMKNHPDAKVEIKGYASPEGSKELNQKLSEARANAVKNILVKTYKISANRLQAKGMGATDKLFKQVEFNRVATFNDNNAAE